A single Aspergillus puulaauensis MK2 DNA, chromosome 7, nearly complete sequence DNA region contains:
- a CDS encoding type 1 glutamine amidotransferase domain-containing protein (COG:S;~EggNog:ENOG410PNCK;~InterPro:IPR002818,IPR029062;~MEROPS:MER0031431;~PFAM:PF01965) — protein MAPKVLIVLTSFDKIEANNHPTGWYLPEFAHPWEVLHSKAELTIASPNGGTAPLDPSSVAMFENDPVSSKFLKEQESLWKNTEKLSDVFPRASEFDAIFYVGGHGPMFDLTTDKTSIALIQTFANARKPVAAVCHGPCVFLNVTTPSGKPIVENAEVTGFSNTEEDQANLSQVMPFMLEDELQKKSGGKYVKANQPWGEKVVVAKVAELGGPLITGQNPASATGVGEALVKALGL, from the exons ATGGCACCCAAggtcctcatcgtcctcacCTCCTTCGACAAGATCGAAGCCAACAACCACCCCACCGGCTGGTACCTG CCCGAATTCGCACACCCCTGGGAAGTCCTGCACTCCAAGGCCGAGCTCACCATCGCCTCCCCCAATGGCGGCACCGCACCCCTAGACCCCTCCTCCGTCGCCATGTTCGAGAACGACCCCGTCTCCTCCAAATTCCTCAAGGAGCAGGAATCCCTCTGGAAGAACACGGAGAAGCTGTCCGACGTGTTTCCTCGCGCGTCTGAGTTCGACGCCATCTTCTACGTCGGTGGTCACGGCC CAATGTTCGACCTCACAACCGATAAAACCTCCATCGCTCTAATCCAGACTTTCGCGAATGCACGCAAGCCCGTCGCAGCCGTCTGCCACGGCCCGTGCGTCTTCCTCAACGTAACCACCCCCTCAGGCAAACCCATTGTCGAGAACGCAGAAGTCACCGGGTTCTCGAACACCGAGGAAGACCAGGCGAATCTCAGCCAGGTGATGCCGTTTATgctggaggatgagctgcagaagaagtcTGGCGGGAAGTATGTCAAGGCGAACCAGCCTTGGGGCGAGAAGGTGGTTGTGGCCAAGGTTGCGGAGCTTGGGGGCCCGTTGATTACGGGGCAGAACCCGGCCAGTGCGACGGGGGTTGG